One genomic segment of Penaeus chinensis breed Huanghai No. 1 chromosome 13, ASM1920278v2, whole genome shotgun sequence includes these proteins:
- the LOC125031898 gene encoding uncharacterized protein LOC125031898, which translates to MSGFCLSGELNANMQHSTLERSETSSLEEYVTSILPDSFRPNFGEDLDLHGPLDFGQEPPRLWPDESGGDFNLRSRDVANYNPDDWLWSAANDDLNLGPQAEANHNLHGDSWSPANSYFNLKSGGDCGGPSPWAESARAEQTCSRKPEKNIHSVGENMSTATNCERYNQRLFGLWDEEPCLDQRLQLTDGPLLLDSGDSCSSTCTAELADAFSPPPVGGKKGYRHRHARKYLNDNSLQKERNRELNNEASALYRKRKKEAASTTDDHLQHLQQENDNLCNKLQLLTVQSDWCHDVYVKYNDYFAPPLDSNLLP; encoded by the exons ATGTCCGGGTTCTGTTTAAGTGGCGAGTTAAACGCAAACATGCAACACAGTACGCTTGAGAGAAGTGAGACTTCTTCCCTTGAAGAGTATGTCACCTCCATCCTTCCCGACTCGTTTCGGCCTAACTTCGGCGAGGACCTCGATCTTCACGGGCCTCTAGATTTCGGTCAGGAGCCGCCGAGATTGTGGCCTGATGAATCGGGTGGCGATTTCAACCTCAGGTCTCGAGATGTGGCAAACTACAACCCAGACGACTGGCTGTGGTCTGCTGCTAATGACGACCTCAACCTAGGGCCTCAGGCTGAGGCAAACCACAATCTACACGGGGATTCGTGGTCTCCTGCTAACAGCTACTTCAATCTGAAGAGTGGCGGTGACTGTGGTGGACCGAGTCCCTGGGCTGAGAGTGCACGCGCTGAGCAGACCTGTTCAAGAAAGCCGGAGAAGAATATTCATTCTGTTGGGGAAAATATGTCCACGGCAACAAACTGTGAAAGATATAACCAG AGATTGTTTGGCTTGTGGGACGAGGAACCGTGCCTGGACCAAAGACTTCAGCTGACAGACGGTCCTTTGCTTCTGGACTCTGGAGACTCATGCAGCAGCACGTGCACAGCAGAGCTCGCCGACGCTTTCTCGCCGCCCCCGGTAGGTGGAAAGAAGGGATACCGTCACAGACACGCCCGGAAGTACCTGAACGATAATTCTCTTCAAAAGGAACGGAACCGCGAACTCAATAACGAGGCGTCGGCCCTCTaccggaaaagaaagaaagaagctgcTTCAACGACGGATGATCATTTGCAACATTTGCAGCAAGAAAATGATAACCTTTGCAACAAACTACAACTCCTGACCGTCCAGAGTGATTGGTGCCACGACGTATACGTGAAGTATAATGATTACTTTGCACCGCCTCTCGACAGCAACTTGCTTCCCTAA
- the LOC125031800 gene encoding uncharacterized protein LOC125031800, with the protein MSDYPTQEAIHGAVEEYSITSFICSTQNSNICEDEEYIANFDLDLLAAELLPESSVEGAASDSASSEGIFNATSLLGLGAVIPNDIFNSRRQPSHTTDEYVPYQYCEQQYSSSYFYQPQLDLSQYDDKLGESFQQKNISQPYDQHCGYVYHNDQQMGVYQQPHRQSGISYECDQQSDVSGSVTSKKRKGYRHRHQRQFLSSVEERDQRSRVFNNEVPANYRRKMHDLHNQARMALDNLEQGNQQLTQRFRLLQKFCSHYSTRMEALRVPARSSC; encoded by the exons ATGTCGGATTATCCAACTCAAGAGGCCATCCACGGCGCCGTAGAGGAATATTCAATTACCAGTTTCATCTGCAGCACACAAAACTCCAATATCTGTGAAGATGAAGAGTACATTGCCAACTTTGACCTGGATCTTCTGGCAGCCGAACTGTTGCCTGAGTCGAGCGTTGAGGGAGCAGCGTCAGACTCGGCGTCTTCTGAAGGCATATTCAATGCCACTTCTCTCTTG GGTCTTGGTGCAGTCATTCCAAATGACATATTTAACAGTAGGAGGCAACCGTCTCACACCACAGACGAATATGTTCCTTATCAGTATTGCGAGCAACAATACAGTTCCTCCTATTTTTATCAGCCACAATTGGACCTTTCTCAATATGACGACAAATTGGGAGAATCTTTTCAGCAAAAGAATATTTCTCAGCCATACGATCAGCATTGTGGGTATGTTTATCATAATGATCAACAAATGGGTGTATATCAGCAACCTCATCGACAGTCGGGTATTTCTTACGAGTGTGACCAACAGTCTGATGTGTCTGGAAGTGTCACTTCAAAGAAACGGAAAGGCTATCGACATCGGCATCAGCGTCAGTTCCTCAGCAGTGTTGAGGAACGAGATCAGCGGTCCCGCGTCTTCAACAACGAGGTTCCGGCCAATTACCGAAGGAAGATGCACGATCTCCACAACCAAGCTCGCATGGCGTTGGATAACCTTGAGCAGGGCAACCAGCAACTGACGCAGAGGTTTCGCCTCCTTCAGAAGTTCTGCTCCCACTACAGTACTCGCATGGAGGCTCTCCGTGTTCCAGCGAGAAGCAGCTGCTAA
- the LOC125031871 gene encoding uncharacterized protein LOC125031871, with translation MSDYPPQDAFYGAVGGADEYLDASLICGTQSSNVYENEEYIANFDLDLLATELWPESSVAGATSDSASSEGGIFNSTSICSQDEDFLGLGAINPNDLFSSKMQPSYPSSHTTDEYVPYQYCEQQTTSYSDQPVLHLSQYDDNLGESFQQMNISQPYDQHSGYAHHNDLQMGVYQQPHQQSGIPYGCDQQSDVSGSGTSKKRKGYRHRHQRQFLSSVEERDRRSRVLNNEASAIYRRKMHDLHDKARMELDNLEQRNQQLTQRFHLLQKFCSGYRARLASFGVPVTSSF, from the exons ATGTCGGATTACCCACCTCAAGATGCCTTCTACGGCGCCGTCGGAGGCGCCGATGAGTATCTAGATGCCAGTTTAATATGTGGCACTCAAAGCTCAAATGTCTATGAAAATGAAGAGTACATTGCCAACTTTGACCTAGATCTTCTGGCAACCGAACTATGGCCTGAGTCGAGCGTTGCAGGAGCAACATCCGACTCGGCGTCTTCTGAAGGAGGCATTTTCAATTCCACATCTATCTGTTCGCAAGACGAGGATTTCTTG GGTCTTGGTGCAATAAACCCCAATGACTTGTTTAGCAGTAAGATGCAACCGTCATATCCATCGTCTCACACCACAGACGAATATGTTCCTTATCAGTATTGCGAGCAGCAGACTACTTCTTATTCTGATCAGCCAGTGTTGCACCTGTCTCAGTATGATGACAATTTGGGAGAATCTTTTCAGCAAATGAATATTTCTCAGCCATACGATCAGCATTCTGGGTATGCTCATCATAATGACCTACAAATGGGTGTATATCAACAACCTCATCAACAGTCGGGCATTCCTTACGGGTGTGACCAACAGTCTGATGTGTCTGGAAGTGGCACTTCAAAGAAACGGAAAGGCTATCGACATCGGCATCAGCGTCAGTTCCTCAGCAGCGTTGAGGAACGAGATCGGCGGTCCCGCGTCCTCAACAACGAGGCTTCGGCCATTTACCGAAGGAAGATGCACGATCTCCACGACAAAGCTCGCATGGAGCTGGATAACCTTGAGCAGAGGAACCAGCAACTGACGCAGAGGTTCCACCTCCTTCAGAAGTTCTGCTCCGGTTACAGGGCTCGCTTAGCGTCTTTCGGCGTACCAGTAACAAGCAGTTTCTGA
- the LOC125031766 gene encoding uncharacterized protein LOC125031766: MSDYPAQDAFYGVVGDTDAYLNASLICGTQSSNVCEDEEYIANFDLDLLAAELWPEASAAGAASDSTSCEGTFSATSLYSQDEDLMGLGAVNPNDLFSSGMQPPYPSSHTTEGYVPHQYCEQQATPSYCYEPQSLLSPYNDNLGESFQQMNIFQPYDQHSGYAYHNGHQMGVQQLHQQSGISHDQQFDDLQNQGVATACVSRSGTSKKRKGYRHRHQRQFLNSAEERDRRSRVLNNEASAIYRKKMHDFHDKARTELDELEQRNQQLTQRFRLLQKFCSGYKARLQVLGVPVTDSF, translated from the exons ATGTCGGATTATCCAGCTCAAGATGCCTTCTACGGCGTTGTCGGAGACACCGATGCATATTTAAATGCCAGTTTAATATGTGGCACACAAAGCTCAAATGTGTGTGAAGATGAAGAGTACATTGCCAACTTTGATCTGGATCTTCTGGCAGCCGAACTGTGGCCTGAGGCGAGCGCTGCGGGAGCAGCATCCGATTCGACGTCTTGTGAAGGCACTTTCAGTGCCACATCTCTCTATTCGCAAGATGAGGATTTAATG GGTCTCGGTGCAGTCAACCCCAATGACTTGTTTAGCAGTGGGATGCAACCGCCATATCCATCGTCTCACACCACGGAAGGATATGTTCCTCATCAGTATTGCGAGCAACAGGCTACTCCCTCTTATTGTTATGAGCCTCAGTCGCTCCTTTCTCCGTATAATGACAATTTGGGAGAATCTTTTCAGCAAATGAATATTTTTCAGCCATATGACCAGCATTCTGGATATGCTTATCATAATGGCCACCAAATGGGTGTTCAGCAACTTCATCAACAATCGGGTATTTCCCATGACCAACAGTTTGATGACTTACAAAACCAAGGTGTAGCTACTGCTTGTGTGTCTAGAAGTGGCACTTCAAAGAAACGGAAAGGCTATCGACATCGGCATCAGCGTCAGTTCCTCAACAGCGCTGAGGAACGAGATCGGCGGTCCCGCGTCCTCAACAACGAGGCTTCAGCCATTTACCGAAAGAAGATGCACGATTTCCACGACAAAGCTCGCACGGAGTTAGATGAACTTGAGCAGAGGAACCAGCAACTGACACAGAGGTTCCGACTCCTGCAGAAGTTCTGCTCCGGATACAAGGCTCGCTTGCAGGTTCTCGGCGTTCCAGTGACGGACAGCTTCTAA
- the LOC125031782 gene encoding uncharacterized protein LOC125031782, with translation MSDYPAQDAFYGVVGDTYEYLNASLICGTQSSNVCEDEEYIANFDLDLLAAELWPEASVAGAASDLTFCEGTFNATSLYSQDEDLMGLGAVNPNDLFSSGMQPPYPSSYTPDGYVPYQYCEQQATSSYCYKPQSHLSPYNDNLGESFQQMNIFQPHDQHSGYAYHNDHQMGVQQPHQQSGISHDQQFDVLQNQGVATACVSRSGTSKKRKGYRHRHQRQFLSSAEERDRRSRVLNNEASAIYRKKMRDLHDKARTELDDLEQRNQQLTQRFRLLQKFCSGYKARLEALGVPVTSSFQ, from the exons ATGTCGGATTACCCAGCTCAAGATGCCTTCTACGGCGTTGTCGGAGACACCTATGAATATTTAAACGCCAGTTTAATATGTGGCACACAAAGCTCAAATGTGTGTGAAGATGAAGAGTACATTGCCAACTTTGATCTGGATCTTCTAGCAGCCGAACTGTGGCCTGAGGCGAGCGTTGCGGGAGCAGCATCCGATTTGACGTTTTGTGAAGGCACTTTCAATGCCACGTCTCTCTATTCGCAAGATGAGGATTTAATG GGTCTTGGTGCAGTCAACCCCAATGACTTGTTTAGCAGTGGGATGCAACCGCCATATCCATCGTCTTACACCCCGGACGGATATGTTCCTTATCAGTATTGCGAGCAACAGGCTACTTCCTCTTATTGTTATAAGCCTCAGTCGCACCTTTCTCCGTATAATGACAATTTGGGAGAATCTTTTCAGCAAATGAATATTTTTCAGCCACATGACCAGCATTCTGGATATGCTTATCATAATGACCACCAAATGGGTGTTCAACAACCTCATCAACAATCGGGCATTTCTCATGACCAACAGTTTGATGTCTTACAAAACCAAGGTGTAGCTACTGCTTGTGTGTCTAGAAGTGGCACTTCAAAGAAACGGAAAGGCTATCGACATCGGCATCAGCGTCAGTTCCTCAGTAGCGCTGAGGAACGAGATCGTCGGTCCCGCGTTCTCAACAATGAGGCTTCGGCCATTTACCGAAAGAAGATGCGCGATCTCCACGACAAAGCTCGCACAGAGTTGGATGACCTTGAGCAGAGGAACCAGCAATTGACGCAGAGGTTCCGCCTCCTTCAGAAGTTCTGTTCCGGTTACAAGGCTCGCTTGGAGGCTCTTGGTGTTCCAGTGACGAGCAGCTTCCAATAA
- the LOC125031837 gene encoding uncharacterized protein LOC125031837: MSDYPPQDAFYGAVGGADEYLDASLICGTQSSNVYENEEYIANFDLDLLAAELWPESSVAGATSDSASSEGGIFNSTSICSQDEDFLGLGAINPNDLFSSKMQPSYPSSHTTDEYVPYQYCEQQTISYSYQPVLHLSQYDDKLGESFQQMNISQPYDQHSGYAHHNDQQMGVYQQPHRQSGISYECDQQSDVSGSVTSKKRKGYRHRHQRQFLSSVEERDRRSRVLNNEASAIYRRKMHDLHDKARMELDNLEQRNQQLTQRFRLLQKFCSGYRARLASFGVPVTSSF; this comes from the exons ATGTCGGATTACCCACCTCAAGATGCCTTCTACGGCGCCGTCGGAGGCGCCGATGAGTATCTAGATGCCAGTTTAATATGTGGCACTCAAAGCTCAAATGTCTATGAAAATGAAGAGTACATTGCCAACTTTGACCTAGATCTTCTGGCAGCCGAACTATGGCCTGAGTCGAGCGTTGCAGGAGCAACATCCGACTCGGCGTCTTCTGAAGGAGGCATTTTCAATTCCACATCTATCTGTTCGCAAGACGAGGATTTCTTG GGTCTTGGTGCAATAAACCCCAATGACTTGTTTAGCAGTAAGATGCAACCGTCATATCCATCGTCTCACACCACAGACGAATATGTTCCTTATCAGTATTGCGAGCAGCAAACTATTTCTTACTCTTATCAGCCAGTGTTGCACCTTTCTCAGTATGATGACAAATTGGGAGAATCTTTTCAGCAAATGAATATTTCTCAGCCATACGATCAGCATTCTGGGTATGCTCATCATAATGACCAACAGATGGGTGTATATCAGCAACCTCATCGACAGTCGGGTATTTCTTACGAGTGTGACCAACAGTCTGATGTGTCTGGAAGTGTCACTTCAAAGAAACGGAAAGGCTATCGACATCGGCATCAGCGTCAGTTCCTCAGCAGCGTTGAGGAACGAGATCGGCGGTCCCGCGTTCTCAACAACGAGGCTTCGGCCATTTACCGAAGGAAGATGCACGATCTCCACGACAAAGCTCGCATGGAGCTGGATAACCTTGAGCAGAGGAACCAGCAACTGACGCAGAGGTTCCGCCTCCTTCAGAAGTTCTGCTCCGGTTACAGGGCTCGCTTAGCGTCTTTCGGCGTACCAGTAACAAGCAGTTTCTGA